The following nucleotide sequence is from Sandaracinaceae bacterium.
CGTCCGGTACGGCAAGTGGGGCGCCTACCTCCAGCGCGGAGACGAGGGCGACCGCGCCAACCTCGACGACACCATCCCGCCGGACGAGATGACGCTCGAGAAGGCGATCGAGCTGCTCGAGATGCCGAGCGACGAGCGCGAGCTCGGCAAGGACCCGGAGTCGGGCGAGATCGTGATCGCCAAGTCCGGCCGCTTCGGCCCCTACGTCCAGCTCGGCGCGACGCCGGAGGACCGCAAGGAGAAGCCGAAGACCGCCTCGCTCTTCAAGGCGATGTCCCTCGAGACCATCACCCTCGAGGAGGCGCTGAAGCTCCTCAGCCTCCCGCGGCAGGTCGGCAAGGGCGACGACGGCGAGCCCATCGAGGCGCTCAACGGGCGCTACGGTCCGTACCTGAAGCACGGCAAGGAGACCCGCAGCCTCGAGAAGGAAGAGCAGATCTTCGAGGTCAGCCTCGAGGAGGCCAAGAAGATCCTCGCCCAGCCGAAGACCCGTGGCCGCCGCAGCGCCGCCAACGCCGAGCCGCTGAAGACGCTCGGTGAAGACCCCGTCAGCGGCAGCCCGATCCAGGTCAAGGAGGGTCGCTGGGGGCCCTACGTCACCGACGGCGAGACCAACGCCTCGCTCCGCAAGGGCGACTCGATTGAAGAGATCACGACCGAGCGCGCGGCCGACCTGCTCCAGATGCGCCGCGACCGGGGCCCGGTGAAGAAGAAGCGGGCCACCAAGAAGAAGACGACGAAAAAGACGTCGAAGAAGAAGGCCAAGAAGAAGACGTCGAAGAAGGCCAAGAAGAAGAAGGCCAAGAAGAAGACGTCGAAGAAAGCCGACGGTTGAGCCGTGAGCGACGAGCCCGCACGCACCGAGAGACTCCTCGAGCCGCTCCCGGCGGTTCGCGCAGCCATCGCGTACCTGTGCGCGGTGGAACATCACCTCTCCAAGGGCGCCGAGGAGGGCTCCGAGGTCCTGCCCGACCATGAGCGCACGCTCGCCCTCGACGCGATCGCGGCGTGCGAGAACGCCGTGGGCGTCCGGCTGACGGACGAGGTGCTGGCCCTCTTCGCGAGCGAATCGAGCGCGCTCGCGCGGCGCAAGCAGATGCAGCTCTCGCTGGTCGGGGCGCTGACCGAGCAGGCCCACGACGAGGGCCTTCGCAAGAACCTCATCGCGATCGGGCGCGACGGCCACCTCTGGTACGCGCTCCCCAAGTCGCCGGACGACGAGGACCGACGCCGCATCTTCGTCTACGACGACCGCGACGGGTCGCACGCGCGCTGGGACCTGGTCCGGGTGCTGACCCAGGAGGCCGAGGCGCTCCTCGACGACGTGGAGCTCGACCAGTCGGTCGAGAACACGCTCAGCGGTGAGGGCAACGCGCAGCGCTTCGTGGTGCGGCTGGTCGACGTGTCCGACGGCGACGGCGCGGAGGAGACCACGCGCCGCGTCCGTCACGCGAAGTTCGGCCCGGGCACCGTGCTCCGCGAGATCCACGATGGGCCCGAGGCCAAGCTCGAGATCGCGTTCGACGGCGCGGGCACCAAGACCCTGCTCGCGCGGTTCGTCCAGGACGCTTGATCCGGCGAGGCGCCGACGCCCCGAACGTACGCCCGATGGTACGATGGGGGGCTTTGTCCCGGCTCCCGCATCGTTGCGTCATCGCGCTGCTCGGCCTGTGCGTGGCGGCGTGCGACCCGCCGACGCCGTCGGTCGTGTTCGTGGATCTCCTGACCGATCTGGCGCCGGGCACCGAGGCCACGCACTTCCGGCTGGAGCTGACGCACGAGCGCGGCGAGGCGCCCTCGGTGCGCACGGTCCCCGTCTGCTTTCAGGCGGAGGGCTGCGACTACCTCACCGGGGTGAGGGTGGCCGACTTCGCGGACCTGGAGCGCGGCCGCTACACCCTCGTCGGAGAGGCGTACCGCGGCGAGACGCGCGTGCTCCGCCATCCGCTCGTCTTTCGACTCGACGAGCCGCGGGTCGCCACGATGGTGCTCACCCGCAGCTGCACCGAGATCACCTGCGCGCCTGGAGAGGCGTGCACAGCCGGGCGATGCGAGCCCGAGGAGTGCTCCCCGGAGACGCCGGAGAGCTGCTTGTCGCTCGCGCAGTGTGAGTCCGCGGCCGACTGCCCGACCCCCAGCGAGTGCGCGCTCCCCGCCTGCGTGCTCGGAGCGTGCCTCGCGGCGCCCTCCGTCGACGTGTGCGCGCAGGACGAGCGCTGCGCCCCGGTGGAGGGCTGCGTGCCTGCCCCGGTGGGCCCCAACTGCGTCGACGATCTCGACGCGGACGTGGTCGCGCTCTACGGGTTCGACGACGTCGGTGGCGCCACCCTCACCGACGAAGTCGGCGCTCACCCCGGGACGATCGCGATGCCCTCGGAGGCGCGCTGGATCCTCGGCCCCGAGGGCTGCGGCCCCGCGCTCTCCACCTCCAGCACCGCGGCCCGCATCGAGCTCCCGGACGACCCCGCCTGGGACCTGACGGAAGGCTCCGTCGACTTCCACGTCTGGCACGACGGGCGCCAGAGCCACCGCGCGGTGTTCTCGCGCGACGCGAGCGACCAGGAGCGGTCGGGCCACTTCACGGTGGCCCTCAGCAACACCGGTGTCCTCATCGTGAGAACGCAGACCACCACGTTCAACGAGACCCGCTGCTACGGCCCCGCCCTCGCGCCGGGGGAGTGGCACCACGTGGGCATCAACTTCGGCGGCGCGGTCGAGGTGTGGATCGACGGCGCCGTCTCCGCACAACGGAGCGACCACGGAGGGGGCCACGCCAACTTTCGATGCGGCGAGGGTGAGGTGAGCTGGGCGCTCGCCGGCGAGGACGGTGAGAACGACAACCCCTGGCTCCTCCTCGCCGACCGCCACCTGGTCGAAGAGGAAGAGCCCGCCGATGGCATCTTGCCCTTCGAGGGCGGCGGCATCGACCGGCTGCGGATCAGCCGCGTGCGCCGCGACTTCTCGCGCCCCTGAGTCGCGCCACGGCCTCTCAGTGCTGCGGCATGCACGCGAGGCACGGCGGTGACTCGCACTCGCCGGCCCGCTCGGTGCAAACGCCGAGCGGTCCCTCGGGCGTGGTGCAGCGGTCCCCGATCCGGGCGCACGGCTCACTGGCCGCGGGCCGCGCGCCGCCCTCGGGGCAGCCCGTGAGGAGGAGCACCAACAGCCACCATGGGCGCGTCATCGTCGACGACCCTATCCTTCGACGCGATGGGCACGCAACGCACGATCTTGATCGCCGGCTGCGGCTACGTCGGCTCAGCGCTCGCCCGCGAGCTCGTCGCGGAGGGCCACGTGGTCTACGGGCTCCGCCGCAACGTCGGCGCCCTGCCCGACGGGGTGCGCGGCGTCGCGGCCGACCTCACCGACCGCGCGTCCCTGCGCGCGATCCCCTCGGACGTCGAGCAGCTGGTCTACGCGGCGAGCGCCAACGGCCGATCCGAGCAGGCCTATGAAGACGCCTACGTGCGCGGCCTGGAGAACGTGCTCGACGCGCTCTCGGCCGCGCCGCTCGAGCGCGCGCTCTTCACGTCGAGCACCGCGGTCTACGGGCAAGACGACGGCGAGTGGGTGGACGAACGCTCCCCGACCGAGCCGGCGCGCTTCACGGGCGAGGTCCTGCTCCGCGCCGAGCGACTCCTCGCGGACGCCGTCATCCACGCTTGCTCACTCCGTCTCGCCGGCATCTACGGTCCGGGGCGAACGTGGCTCGTGCGGAGGGTCGCGTCCGGGGAGGTGACCGTCGAGCGCGAGGATCACGCGGGCCACCCTCGCTACGGCAACCGGATCCATCGAGACGACTGCGCGGGCGCGCTGCACCACCTCCTCCATCTCGACGCGCCCGAGCCCGTCTATCTCGGCGTGGACGACGCCCCGGCCCCCCTCCGCGAAGTCTACGCGTACGTCGCGGAGCTCCTGGGCGTCGCCCCGCCAGTCCCCGGGGACGATGTCGGCAGCGGCCGAGGCGGCAACAAACGTTGCAGCAACGCACGACTGAAGGAGAGCGGCTACGCGCTGCGTGTGCCGAGCTATCGCGAGGGCTACCCCGAGATCGTGAGGGCCTTTCAGGAGGCGCCGTGAACCGCTCCTACTTCTTCGTCCGCCACGGACGCGCCGTCTACCAGGAGCGCGGCTTTCGGCGGTCCGCGCATCCCCCCGACACCGACTGGCCCCTCGCCCCCACCGGGCACGCCCAGGCACGCGCCGTGGTGTCGCCCCTGCTCCGGTTCGGCGTCACGCGCGTCGTCTCGAGCGATCTCGAGCGCGCCAAGCAGACCGCCTCCCCCCTCGCGTCGCTGGGCTCGCTGCCCTACGAGCACCGCTGGCCCGCGCTGAACGAGATCGCGCCGTGGAAGCTTCGCGATCCGGGCAAGCGCCGCCCCGAGTGGTGGCACGGCGTCCGGGTGGCGACCGCGATGCGGCGACACCTCCGCGGCCAGCCCGTCCACGGCGTTCGGCTGCCGCAGCTCGAGGCGCAGATGCGCGGCGTCCTCGCGGAGCTCGATCGACTCGACGAGCCACGCGTCGCGGTCGTCGGCCACGGCTACTGGATCCTCCTCTGCGCGATGCTCCTCCGCGGCCAGCCTCGGAAGCGCTGGGTCGACAACTGCTCCATCACCCGGATCGACGCCGACGGCCGCGGCGACTACCGCGTCGTCTCCTTCGCCCGCCCCTGCCACCGCGTCTGACGCGCCCCGTCGCGCCGCACGGCGGCCCGGGCTCGAAGGCCGACCTCGGGAAAAGACGCACTCGGAGCCTGGTGTAGCGGTTCTCGACTTCACTCGGCTGCGCTCGGCGCCGCGGAGGCTCTCTCGTCCGCATCCAGATCCGCAGCGGGCTCCGACTTCGATCCGCTACGCGGGCGCTGCCGGCCCGCGTCCGAGTTCGAGGCCGAATCCGAATCCGAATCCGAATCCGAATCCGAGTCCGAATCCGAGTCCGAGTCCGAGTCCGAGTCCGAGTCCGCTTTCCGCGGCCGCTCCCGCTTCCGCCTCCGCGACCGCTGCCGCTTCCGCTGCCGCGTCCGAGGCCGAGTCCGAGGCCGCCTCCGCGACCGCTGCCGCTTCCGCGACCGCTGCCGCTGCCGCTCCCGAGTTTGCGACCGCTGGCGCTTCCGAGACCGAGCCACATCGGTGTCCGAGTCCGAGTCCATCCACCTTGCGCGGTGCGGGAGGCGGGCCGTCTAGCCCAGCAGGCGAGCGGGGAGCCCGCGCCCCGGGGAAGCGGGCGCGGAGGCGGACTCGAAGGCGGGGGCGGGCGCGGAGGCGGACTCGGAGGCGGGCGCGGAGGCGGACTCGGAGGCGGACTCGGAGGCGGACTCGGAGGCGGCCGCGGAGGCGGCCGCGGAGGCCGTCGCGGAGGCGGACTCGGAGGCGGGCGCGGAGGCGGTCGCGGAGGCGGACTCGGAGGCGGACTCGGAGGCGGACTCGGAGGCGGGCGCGGAGGCGGACTCGGAGGCGGACTCGGAGGCGGCCGCGGAGGCGGACTCGGAGGCGGACTCGGACGCGGTCGCGGAGGCGGTCGCGGAGGCGGACTCGGAGGCGGTCGCGGAGGCGGACTCGGACGCGGTCGCGGAGGCGGTCGCGGAGGCGGTCGCGGAGGCGGTCGCAGAGGCGGACTCGGTCGCGGAGGCGGTCGGCGGAGGCGGGTCGCGGAGGCGGACTCGGAGGCGGACTCGGAGGCGGACTCGGAGGCGGTCGCGGAGGCGGACTCGGTCGGCGGAGGCGGTCCCGGAGGCGGACTCGGAGGCGGACTCGGAGGCGGAAGGGTCGCGGATGCGATCGCGGAAGAGGATGCAGCGGCGCGAGCGGCAGCGGGAGCGGGAGCGGGAGCGGGAGCGGGAGCGAGCGGGATCGGGAGCGGGAGCGGGAGCGGGATGGGTAGCGGGATCGGGAGCGGGAGCGGGAGCGGAAGCGGGATCGGGAGCGGGACCGCCAGCGGAGGCGGGACCGCCAGCGGTAGCGGCAGAATCGAAGCCGGGATCTCGAGATCAGCTTCGGGATCGAGCTCCGGCGCGAAGGTGGAACGACGCGCGCGACGGAGCGCCGGGCGTCACCTCGCCAGCAGCGAGCGCAGCAGCCCCTCCAGCCTCCTCGTCCTCTCCGCTCCACACCCTCCCCGGACCGCGGCCCAGAGCCTCCCCTCGCGCACCACCAGCTCCCCCTCGAGCTCCCGATCCGCCGCCTCCACCTCCAGGCTTCGCCCCCCCGCCGAGAAGCGGTGCACGCAGGCCGCCCCGTCTTCCTCCTCGCTCTCCCACCGCCACTCGGGCCCGCACGCCGCCTGGACGTCGCTCGGGAGCAAGAGGAAGCCGTCACAGCCGAAGGTCTCGGGCAAGCGCGCCGGCGCGCCGGCCACGCGCCAGGCGATCACCTCGACGTCGCCCGGCGTGGCTCCCTCGATGGGCGGCGTCAGCTCCGTGCGCGCGTGCACCCTGCCGACCCCCGCGCAGTACGTCTCGTCCGTCACCCGCGTCGTCTCGGGCCCGAACAAGGTGCCCTCCGGGTGCACGCAGCGGCGCCGGACCTGGACGCAGTCGAGACCCGTGCCGCGTGCGTCGTCGCCGCGCACCGTGCCCTCGCAGCGAGCGCCCTGCGCGCCGTCGTAGGCCCAGCGCGCGCCCTGGCGGATCGGCGCGCGTAGGTAGGGCTCGATCAGCGTGCCGTCGGGGCGCGCGAGCCCGACGACCGCGTCGTCGACGCGATGGAACGCGGGCTGGGTGTCACCCTGGCCGAAGAGCACCGCGAGGCCCTCGGCCGTGCGCGCCGTCACCCCGCGGGTCCGAGCCACGCCCCCGACGCGCTCGCGCCAGCGATCTCCGACGACCGCAGGAAACAGCACAGGCGGCGCGACGGCAGGCGCGCGAGGCGCCGCCGCTTCGTCGTCGCCACAGCCCCCGAGCAGCAGCGCCAGCGCCAGCGCCCATCCGCACGTTCTCGACGAGTGACCTCGACCACGCGCGGTCCGCGGACTCGGGATCGGCTCTGGAACGAAGCGCGTCACCGCCCGAACATGCGATAGTCCCGCGCGTGAGCAAGCGGTGGCGCATCGGGGTCGGGCTGATCATCGCGGGGCTGGTGATCGCGATCGGGTGGAGCTTCTCGCAGAGCCCTCCCGCCGACAGGGCCGCCGCGGGGCCTGCGCCGCCCTGCCCGTACGGCTTCGTGGACAGGCCGTCCGAGACCGCGCCCGTCCTTCAGCGGCTGCGCACGACCACCGACGGAGCCGCCGTCCTGGCCGCGCTCGGTCAGACCGAGGTCCGCTTCTGCTGGGGGGAGATCGCAAACCCCGTGGTCCAGGAAGGGAGGCTGCTCCTCATGAGCACGGCCGACGCGCCGCCGCAGCGCGCGGCCCGCGCCGCTCACCTGCTCCACCACGCGGCGCACGGGCTCCCCCTCCCCGATTCGATCGACGCGGACGCGGACTGCGGGGCGCTCGTGGCGCAGGCGCTCCGACGGGAGGCCGAAGCGTACGCGCTCGAGGTGCGGCTCCGCCGGAGGCTCGGGGCCGAGGACACGCGATACGAGTTCGAGCCCGTCTTCTTCGAGACCGATCCGGCGGACCAGGTCGCGCTCATCGAGGGCTACCTCCGCGCGCACCCGGACGGGGCCGAGAACCTCGAGCCGCTGGCGCGCGGCTACCGGGAGCGATGCGAGGCCGCCGTCGCCGAAGCGCGGTAAGCTCAGGTCCGATGACGCGCTCGCTCGCCCTCGTCCTGCTCGCCGCCCTCGCGGGCTGCGACGATCCCGAGGCGCCGGACGGCGGCGTACCGCCCGACGCGCCCGCGCCTCC
It contains:
- a CDS encoding histidine phosphatase family protein, producing the protein MNRSYFFVRHGRAVYQERGFRRSAHPPDTDWPLAPTGHAQARAVVSPLLRFGVTRVVSSDLERAKQTASPLASLGSLPYEHRWPALNEIAPWKLRDPGKRRPEWWHGVRVATAMRRHLRGQPVHGVRLPQLEAQMRGVLAELDRLDEPRVAVVGHGYWILLCAMLLRGQPRKRWVDNCSITRIDADGRGDYRVVSFARPCHRV
- a CDS encoding SDR family oxidoreductase, with the translated sequence MGTQRTILIAGCGYVGSALARELVAEGHVVYGLRRNVGALPDGVRGVAADLTDRASLRAIPSDVEQLVYAASANGRSEQAYEDAYVRGLENVLDALSAAPLERALFTSSTAVYGQDDGEWVDERSPTEPARFTGEVLLRAERLLADAVIHACSLRLAGIYGPGRTWLVRRVASGEVTVEREDHAGHPRYGNRIHRDDCAGALHHLLHLDAPEPVYLGVDDAPAPLREVYAYVAELLGVAPPVPGDDVGSGRGGNKRCSNARLKESGYALRVPSYREGYPEIVRAFQEAP